A genomic segment from Sparus aurata chromosome 10, fSpaAur1.1, whole genome shotgun sequence encodes:
- the LOC115589904 gene encoding carcinoembryonic antigen-related cell adhesion molecule 20-like isoform X2 produces the protein MTAGDVILESPVLPVMEGDDVTLSCRSKKTVSCNHTADFYKDGLLIRTSSTGNMTIHSVSRSDEDLYRCNISGTGASIESGLNVRAVDAPAAQVMSVFRLIWHVVVATPYLLSTILLILIYRDNRRAARLVRGDRSYDVVMETEEDKTTYRY, from the exons ATGACTG CTGGTGATGTGATCCTGGAGAGTCCTGTTCTtcctgtgatggagggagatgatgtCACTTTGAGCTGCAGATCGAAGAAGACTGTTTCCTGTAATCACACTGCTGATTTCTATAAAGATGGACTTCTGATCAGAACCAGCTCGACAGGAAACATGACGATCCACAGCGTCTCAAGATCTGATGAAGATCTCTACAGGTGTAACATCTCTGGAACTGGAGCATCAATAGAGAGCGGGCTGAATGTCAGAG CAGTTGATGCTCCTGCAGCTCAGGTGATGTCCGTCTTCAGACTCATATGGCACGTCGTAGTGGCGACTCCATACCTTCTGTCCACCATCTTGTTGATACTCATATACAGAGACAACAGAAGAG CTGCTCGGCTTGTTAGAGGAGACAGAAGCTACGATGTCGTCATGGAGACCGAAGAGGACAAAACCACATACAGATATTGA
- the LOC115589904 gene encoding uncharacterized protein LOC115589904 isoform X1, which translates to MMICLSAGDVILESPVLPVMEGDDVTLSCRSKKTVSCNHTADFYKDGLLIRTSSTGNMTIHSVSRSDEDLYRCNISGTGASIESGLNVRVDAPAAQVMSVFRLIWHVVVATPYLLSTILLILIYRDNRRAARLVRGDRSYDVVMETEEDKTTYRY; encoded by the exons ATGATGATCTGTCTCTCAGCTGGTGATGTGATCCTGGAGAGTCCTGTTCTtcctgtgatggagggagatgatgtCACTTTGAGCTGCAGATCGAAGAAGACTGTTTCCTGTAATCACACTGCTGATTTCTATAAAGATGGACTTCTGATCAGAACCAGCTCGACAGGAAACATGACGATCCACAGCGTCTCAAGATCTGATGAAGATCTCTACAGGTGTAACATCTCTGGAACTGGAGCATCAATAGAGAGCGGGCTGAATGTCAGAG TTGATGCTCCTGCAGCTCAGGTGATGTCCGTCTTCAGACTCATATGGCACGTCGTAGTGGCGACTCCATACCTTCTGTCCACCATCTTGTTGATACTCATATACAGAGACAACAGAAGAG CTGCTCGGCTTGTTAGAGGAGACAGAAGCTACGATGTCGTCATGGAGACCGAAGAGGACAAAACCACATACAGATATTGA